A genomic segment from Cygnus atratus isolate AKBS03 ecotype Queensland, Australia chromosome Z, CAtr_DNAZoo_HiC_assembly, whole genome shotgun sequence encodes:
- the ALDH7A1 gene encoding alpha-aminoadipic semialdehyde dehydrogenase, which yields MLGLRHAAASLPLLPLRAAAAMSTLLVSQPRYGWLRELGLQEENPGVYNGRWGGSGQVVTTYCPANNEPIASVRQASLEDYEETVKKAKEAWKVWADIPAPKRGEIVRQIGDALRQKIKVLGSLVSLEMGKIYVEGVGEVQEYVDVCDYAVGLSRMIGGPILPSERPGHALIEQWNPVGLVGIITAFNFPVAVYGWNSAIAMICGNACLWKGAPTTSLVSVAVTKIIAKVLEDNKIPGAICSLVCGGADIGTAMARDERMDLLSFTGSTKVGKQVALMVQERFGRSLLELGGNNAIIVFEDADLNLVIPSALFAAVGTAGQRCTTARRLFLHESIHDVVVEKLAKAYAQVRIGDPWDSDTLYGPLHTKEAVKMFLDAVEQAKQQGGSVVCGGKVINRPGNYVEPTIVTGLPHNAPIVHTETFAPILYMLKFKEEEEVFAWNNEVKQGLSSSIFTKDLGRIFRWLGPKGSDCGIVNVNIPTSGAEIGGAFGGEKHTGGGRESGSDSWKLYMRRSTCTINYSKDLPLAQGIKFQ from the exons ATGCTCGGCCTGCGCCACGCTGCCGCCTCCCTGCCGCTGCTCCCGCTGCGGGCGGCGGCCGCCATGTCTACCCTGCTGGTGAGCCAGCCGCGGTACGgctggctgcgggagctgggcCTGCAGGAGGAGAACCCGGGCGTCTACAACGGGCGCTGGGGAGGCAGCGGGCAG GTGGTGACGACCTACTGCCCCGCCAACAACGAGCCCATCGCCAGCGTCAGACAG GCTAGCTTGGAGGACTATGAAGAAACAGTAAAGAAGGCTAAAGAGGCATGGAAAGTCTGGGCTGAT ATCCCTGCACCGAAGCGTGGAGAAATAGTACGACAGATCGGTGATGCCCTGAGACAAAAAATCAAAGTTCTAGGAAGCTTG GTCTCATTGGAAATGGGAAAGATTTATGTCGAGGGTGTTGGGGAAGTACAGGAGTATGTTGATGTCTGTGATTATGCTGTTGGTTTGTCCCGAATGATTGGTGGACCTATTTTGCCTTCAGAAA GACCTGGCCATGCTCTTATAGAGCAGTGGAATCCTGTTGGCTTAGTGGGAATCATCACGGCCTTCAACTTCCCCGTTGCAGTTTATGGGTGGAACAGTGCAATAGCAATGATCTGTGGAAACGCTTGCCTCTG gaAAGGTGCTCCTACAACATCCCTCGTTAGTGTTGCTGTTACGAA GATAATTGCCAAAGTCTTAGAGGATAACAAAATACCTGGAGCAATTTGTTCTCTGGTCTGTGGTGGAGCAGACATTGG GACAGCAATGGCAAGAGACGAGAGAATGGACCTGTTGTCCTTCACTGGCAGCACAAAAGTGGGCAAACAAGTAGCGCTTATGGTTCAGGAGAGATTTG GCCGAAGTCTGCTGGAACTGGGAGGAAACAATGCCATTATTG tGTTTGAAGATGCAGATCTGAACCTTGTCATCCCGTCTGCTCTGTTTGCTGCTGTGGGAACAGCGGGTCAGAGGTGCACAACTGCCAGAAGACTG ttccTCCATGAGAGCATCCATGATGTGGTCGTGGAAAAGCTTGCGAAGGCCTATGCCCAGGTCCGCATTGGTGATCCATGGGATT ctgacaCTCTGTATGGGCCTCTTCATACCAAAGAAGCAgtgaaaatgtttcttgatgCAGTAgaacaagcaaaacaacaagGTGGCTCTGTGGTCTGTGGTGGAAAG gttatAAATCGTCCTGGAAACTACGTTGAACCAACCATTGTGACTGGCCTTCCACATAATGCACCCATTGTGCACACTGAGACATTTGCTCCCATACTGTATATGCTGAAATTTAAG gaggaagaggaggtttTTGCCTGGAATAATGAAGTAAAACAAGGTCTCTCCAGCAGCATCTTTACCAAGGATTTGGGAAGGATTTTCCGATGGCTTGg GCCAAAGGGATCTGACTGTGGCATTGTGAATGTCAATATCCCAACCAGTGGGGCAGAGATTGGTGGTGCTTTTG GTGGTGAAAAGCACACTGGTGGGGGAAGAGAATCTGGAAGTGATTCATGGAAACTTTATATGAGACGATCAACATG